TGGATCAGATCCATAGCTTGCCCCTTGTTGTCCGCAGCATATTTGATCCCAGTGACAAAATCCTGAGCTTTGACTGAAGCATATTCCTCACCGTCAGCCGTATACCACTTGGCATCTTTTCTAAGCTTGTAGGTATAGGTCAAACCATCTGATGAAACAAACCAATCCTCCGCAAGAGCAGGTACGAGGTTTCCATAGCTGTCATTTTCTAACAAACCATCTACAAGATTGGTAATAACGGCAGTGTTATCTGCATAATAATCTAGAAGATAGTTAAAAGTTGTCGGATTCGCACTAAATGTTGATGAATAAGTGCTAGTATCTGTGTTGGACTGTCCACATGCCGAGAGCAAAATCCCTGTCGCTAAGACAAGGCCTGTCCCGATTAGTCTTTTTTTCAGTTTAATCATCATCCACTCCTTTATGTCACTTTTTATAACATAACCATATTTTATCAAATTTATTCAAAAATGTAAAGTTACTGCTTTTATGACAACTGGTGTCTCAAAACAAAAAAGGAAGCACAGTTTCCTGCAACTTCCTTTTCTGTTTATAGATTACTTGACGTGTTTTTCAAGTTCTTTTTGGTATTTGGCATTTGTTTCGATTTTTTCTTGTTGCCATTTCTTGAAGGCTTCTTCGTATTCTTTTGCAGTTACAACGTCATTTTGCAACTCCAATCCTTTGAATACAAATGGGTCTCCCTTGATCCCGACTTGAGAGTATGCTTTTGTGAATGGTACAGTACGGCTAACCGTTGGAGAACCACCTGAAGAAGCAACTGGGATCAAGAGCGAACTATCCGATACCCAGGCTTGCGCTTTAGCGTATTTTTCGTAACGCTTATTGAGGTCGCTTGTTTCAGCTGCGGCATCATCCAAGAGTTTCTTGTATTCGTCCAGTCCAACTTGAGCCATCACTTCTGGATCATTTCCGCGCTTGATCCCCAAGTGTTTAAGGGCAGAACCCTTCTTAGCATCAAGAATGTTGAGGTAGGTAGCTGGGTCTTGATAGTCTGGTCCCCAACCAGTTCCATTCAAGTCATAGTCTTTTTGTGCTGGAACCTTAGCTTGAGAAGTAATGCTCAATTTTTCATTATCGGTCATTTGAAGGACATCAACAATGACATTCTCCGTACCAAGTGATGATTCGATAGACTGCTTGAGTGAGTTGGTTTGTTGAACCGCGATTACATCTGTTTGTTCAACCGGGATATCCAAATGGATTGGGAAGGTAACACCCTTGGCTTGCAATTCTTCCTTGGCTTTAGCAAAGGCCGCCTTAGCTTTTTCAGGACTGTAAATCGTATCCTTACCATCTGTAAGGGCTACATCTTTCCATTGATCTCCATAAGAAACCAGCTCTGCTTGTGCCAACTCTCCAAATGTCTTTTCACCTACTTGAACGTAGTCATGAGGTACTAGACTATTACGGATAATTTTATCCGCACCTTCTTCACCATTCAACTGAGCCGTGTAAGAATGACGGTCAAGGGCAAAGTTCAAGGCCTGACGGAAATTCTTGTTGAGAAGAGCTTCTTTTGTTGAAGTTTTTTGAGCCTCGTCTGTTTTAGCTGTTTTATTGTAAGACTGGCGGTTTACGTTAACAGTGAGATAGTAGCTTGTCGCTTCTTGGGGACTGTAGACAATCTTATCTCCGTACTCTTTCTTAGTTGACTCAAAGTTTGAGCTTGTTGGGAAGAGACGAGCTGTTGTATAGGCACCTTGCGTAAAGCTTCGAATCAAGGATTCTTGGTCGGAACCATCATAGAAGGTTAGTTTAATATTGTCAATCTTGACATTGTCCTTGTCCCAATAGTTTGGATTCTTTTCATATTCAATGACTGATTTTGAAGTCAATGATTTCAAAAGGTAAGGACCGTTATAAAGAATACTTGATGGTGTTGGCGCACCGTAGTCGCTCCCTTTAGAATTCAAGAATTCTTCATTAACTGGAAGCATGGTAGCAGTTGTAACCTTAGAATTCCAGAAACTTTCTGGTTTGTTGAGCGTGTATTCTACCGTGTAATCATCAACAGCCTTAACTCCTACAGTAGAGAAATCATTGCTCTCACCACTAACATACTCTGCCAAACCTTTGATAGAATCCTGAATCAAAGAAAGACCATCTGATTTTCCGTCAGCAGCATGTTTAAGCCCAGTAACAAAGTCTTTAGCTTTAACTTCAGCGTATTCTTCTCCATCAGAAGTATACCATTTTACACCCTTACGAAGTTTGTAGGTGTAAGTCAAACCATCCTTTGAAACAGACCAGTCTTCTGCAAGCGATGGAATTAAGTTCCCATACTTATCATTTTCCAAAAGACCATCAACAACGTTTGCTATAACGTCAGAGGTTGAGCTCTTGCTCGTCACACTATAGTCCAAAGAAGATGGATCCATAGCGTAGACATAAGAGAATGTCTTGGGGGCATCAGCCTTCTTTTCACTTTGCCCACAAGCAGTTAACAGTAGGGCTGCACTCAAAACAGCACCTGCTCCTAAGAGCCACTTTTTCGATTTCATAAGTAATCTCCTTAAAGATAGTGTTTTCACCATTATACCCTATTTTTTCATAAAAGCAAGGACTTTCGCCAGATTTTTTAGAAAATTCTAACAAATATTTTTTAAAGGCTTTTCTATATAATTTTTAGTAAAAGAACCTCAAGCATTAAAGGCTTGAGGTTCACTTATTTTAATCCGTTACTTCCACACAGAAAGCATCCCATGGAGCCAAGGTTTGTTTTTCAACTGTTTCTTGAGTCACAGTGTTTTCAATCAAGATTGACTTAACTCTTCCTTCTACTGAAAAGTTTTGTTTTTCATTGGACAAGTTAGCCACAACTAGGAAACGACGGTCACCGTCCTTACGGATATAAGCAAAGACCTTATCAGCTGTATCCAGCAATTCAAAATCAGCTCGAATCAGCCAGCTGTTCTCCTTACGGATTTGAACGAGTTTTTGATAAGTATAGAAAATTGAATCTGGATTTGCCAGTGCTTCTTGAACGTTGATTTCTTCGTAGTTTGGATTAACTGCCAACCAAGGTTGACCTGTTGAGAAGCCAGCATTTTTGCTTTCATCCCACTGCATCGGAGTACGGGCATTGTCACGACCAATAACACGGATACTGTCCATAATTTCTTCCATCGGAACGCCTTTTTCAAGAGCTTCACGCGCATAGTTGAGGGATTCAATATCTTCTACTTGATCCAGTGTTTCAAACGGATAGTTGGTCATTCCAATCTCTTCACCCTGATAAATATAAGGTGTCCCTCTCATGAGATGAAGCAGGATTGCAAAGGCTTTAGCAGGTTTTTCACGGTATTCTTGGTCATTTCCCCAGATAGAGACGATGCGAGGAAGGTCATGGTTGTTCCAGAAGAGGGAATTCCAGCCGTCCTCAACTCCCAGCTCTGTCTGCCATTTGTTGAAAATCTCTTTTAACTTCCCTACATTTAACTCTTTTTGGTAGTGCCACTTAGGTTGCCCTTCCTGATACTGAAGACAGATGTGTTCAAACTGGAAGACCATAGACAATTCTTGTCCTTTTGGATCCGAGTAAAGCTTGGCAATTTCTGGCGTTGCCCCCCAAGTTTCTCCCACTGTCAAGAGATCTTTGTCACCAAAGGTGGCTTGGTTCATCTCCTTGAGATAGGGATGGAGCATGGGACCATTATTGACTACTTTCTCATCAGGAATCTTGCCAATCATATCAATGACATCCATACGGAAACCACCAATTCCTTTATCAATCCAGAAGTTCATCATCTCATAAATTTTCTGGCGCAGTTTTTCATTCTCCCAGTTGAGATCCGGCTGTTTCTTACTGAAAAAGTGGAGATAGTATTGACCCGACTTTTCATCGTATTCCCAAGCAGATCCACTAAAGATAGACTCCAAATCATTAGGCTCATCCCGCCAGATATAGTAGTCACGCTCAGGGCTATCAGGATTCTCACAAGCCTCGACAAACCATGCGTGTTCATCCGAGGTATGATTGACCACCAAGTCCATGATAATTCGGATATCACGCTTCTTAGCTTCTGTGATGAGTTGGTCCATGTCCTCCATGGTCCCGAAAATAGCTGCAATCGCTTGATAATCAGCAATATCGTAGCCATTATCATCCATAGGGCTATCATAAACAGGAGAAAGCCAAATCGCTGTGATTCCTAACTTGGCTAGATAGTCTAACTTACTAGTAATTCCTGGCAAATCGCCAATTCCATCTCCGTTGCTATCCATAAAACTCTTGGGATAGACTTGATAGACTACGGCATTGTGCCACCATTTTTCTTGCATCTTCTTACCTCATTATTTTAATAATCTATAGTCTATGATAGCGCTTTTTCAAACTTTGTGCAAGCGTTTGCCTAATCTTTTTGATTTCTTTTTTGGCTCCGTAGTTTCCTATCTTCCAATTTTTTATTATAATAGAGGTCAGAGGTAAAAAAATGAAAAAACAAGCTTTTAGTTCTGAACAATATTTGAATCTACAGCGCGACCACATTTTGGAGCGCATCAACCAATTTGACGGCAAGCTCTATTTGGAGTTTGGTGGCAAAATGTTAGAAGATTTCCACGCTGCTCGAGTCCTTCCTGGTTATGAGCCTGACAATAAAATCAAGCTCTTGCAAGAATTGAAAGAGCAGGTTGAAGTTGTGATCGCCATTAATGCCAGCAACATCGAGCATTCTAAAGCGCGTGGCGACCTAGGCATTTCTTATGACCAAGAAGTTCTTCGTTTGATTGACAAATTCAATGAGCTGGGAATTTTTGTTGGTTCGGTTGTCATCACACAGTACGCTGGCCAACCTGCTGCAGATGCCTTCCGCAACCAGTTAGATAAAAACGGGATTGATTCCTATCTTCATTATCCAATCAAAGGATACCCGACTGATATGGACCACATCATTTCTCCAGAAGGTATGGGGAAAAACGACTACATCAAAACCAGTCGCAACTTAATTGTCGTAACCGCTCCTGGACCTGGTTCTGGAAAATTGGCCACTTGTATGTCCAATATGTACCACGACCAACTCAATGGCATCAAGTCTGGTTACGCTAAGTTTGAAACCTTCCCAGTTTGGAACCTACCCCTTCATCATCCAGTCAACTTGGCCTATGAGGCTGCCACCGCAGACCTTGATGATGTCAATATGATTGACCCCTTCCATCTCCAAACCTATGGAGAAACCACTGTCAACTACAACCGTGATATCGAAATTTTCCCGGTGCTCAAACGTATGTTGGAGCGCATTCTCGGTGAATCTCCATACGCTTCACCAACAGACATGGGTGTCAACATGGTTGGTTTCGCTATTACTGATGACGAAGCTGCTATCGAAGCTTCAAAACAAGAAATCATCCGTCGCTACTATCAGACTGTTCTTGATTTTAAAGCTGAAAAAGTCGGAGAAACTGCTGTCAAGAAGATTGAACTTCTCATGAACGACCTTGGAATCACACCTGCAGACCGTAAGGTTGCTGTCGCAGCACGTCAAAAGGCGGAAGAAACTGGTGGACCTGCCCTAGCCCTTGAATTGCCAAATGGGGAAATCGTAACTGGTAAAAACTCTGAACTCTTTGGTCCTACAGCTGCTGCCTTGATCAATGCCATCAAAAAATCAGCTGACATCGCTAAGGAAGTGAAACTAATCGAGCCTGAAGTCGTCAAACCAATTCAAGGTCTTAAAATCGATCACCTAGGTAGCCGCAATCCTCGCCTTCACTCAAATGAAATTTTGATTGCACTTGCCATCACAGCTATGGAAAATCCTGATGCTGCGCGTGCCATGGAAGAACTTGGGAATCTCAAAGGAAGCGAAGCTCATTCAACCATCATCTTGACCGATGAAGACAAGAACGTCCTTCGCAAACTAGGTATCAACGTAACCTTTGACCCATTCTACCAATACGATCGCTTGTATCGCAAATAAATAAACAAGGCTGGACAAAAACTCAATTTGAGATAAAAATCCAGTAAATCTTTACATAATAAAAAAATCAAACGCATAATACCAAGTGTCCAAAAGACTTGATATTATGCGTTTTTATGATTTTCCATTCTCATTTATTTCAATGAAATTGTCAACTCGACAGAGGCTCCTCCTTGGTCTAGATTGAGCAGGGTCAGACGACCACCGTGCAAGAGAGCTACCTGTTTAGAAAAGGCTAAGCCGATTCCATGATGGGGATTAGCTGAATTGCGGCTTTGGTCACTCTGATAAAAGAGCCGTTCCGCTCCTAGCAGCATCTCCTCTGAAAATGCAGGGCCGTTGTTCCAGATAGCAAAAACCAACTGGTCCTGTTGCACTGATACCATCAGCTTCACTTCCTTTTGGTCCTGATTAGCATGTTCAAGCGCATTCAGTAAAATATTGAGCAAAGCTCGCTTGAGATAGTCCAAATGAATTGACAAAATCAGACTAAGCTCACAATCTT
This Streptococcus oralis DNA region includes the following protein-coding sequences:
- a CDS encoding peptide ABC transporter substrate-binding protein, encoding MKSKKWLLGAGAVLSAALLLTACGQSEKKADAPKTFSYVYAMDPSSLDYSVTSKSSTSDVIANVVDGLLENDKYGNLIPSLAEDWSVSKDGLTYTYKLRKGVKWYTSDGEEYAEVKAKDFVTGLKHAADGKSDGLSLIQDSIKGLAEYVSGESNDFSTVGVKAVDDYTVEYTLNKPESFWNSKVTTATMLPVNEEFLNSKGSDYGAPTPSSILYNGPYLLKSLTSKSVIEYEKNPNYWDKDNVKIDNIKLTFYDGSDQESLIRSFTQGAYTTARLFPTSSNFESTKKEYGDKIVYSPQEATSYYLTVNVNRQSYNKTAKTDEAQKTSTKEALLNKNFRQALNFALDRHSYTAQLNGEEGADKIIRNSLVPHDYVQVGEKTFGELAQAELVSYGDQWKDVALTDGKDTIYSPEKAKAAFAKAKEELQAKGVTFPIHLDIPVEQTDVIAVQQTNSLKQSIESSLGTENVIVDVLQMTDNEKLSITSQAKVPAQKDYDLNGTGWGPDYQDPATYLNILDAKKGSALKHLGIKRGNDPEVMAQVGLDEYKKLLDDAAAETSDLNKRYEKYAKAQAWVSDSSLLIPVASSGGSPTVSRTVPFTKAYSQVGIKGDPFVFKGLELQNDVVTAKEYEEAFKKWQQEKIETNAKYQKELEKHVK
- a CDS encoding glycoside hydrolase family 13 protein; translation: MQEKWWHNAVVYQVYPKSFMDSNGDGIGDLPGITSKLDYLAKLGITAIWLSPVYDSPMDDNGYDIADYQAIAAIFGTMEDMDQLITEAKKRDIRIIMDLVVNHTSDEHAWFVEACENPDSPERDYYIWRDEPNDLESIFSGSAWEYDEKSGQYYLHFFSKKQPDLNWENEKLRQKIYEMMNFWIDKGIGGFRMDVIDMIGKIPDEKVVNNGPMLHPYLKEMNQATFGDKDLLTVGETWGATPEIAKLYSDPKGQELSMVFQFEHICLQYQEGQPKWHYQKELNVGKLKEIFNKWQTELGVEDGWNSLFWNNHDLPRIVSIWGNDQEYREKPAKAFAILLHLMRGTPYIYQGEEIGMTNYPFETLDQVEDIESLNYAREALEKGVPMEEIMDSIRVIGRDNARTPMQWDESKNAGFSTGQPWLAVNPNYEEINVQEALANPDSIFYTYQKLVQIRKENSWLIRADFELLDTADKVFAYIRKDGDRRFLVVANLSNEKQNFSVEGRVKSILIENTVTQETVEKQTLAPWDAFCVEVTD
- a CDS encoding DUF1846 domain-containing protein — translated: MKKQAFSSEQYLNLQRDHILERINQFDGKLYLEFGGKMLEDFHAARVLPGYEPDNKIKLLQELKEQVEVVIAINASNIEHSKARGDLGISYDQEVLRLIDKFNELGIFVGSVVITQYAGQPAADAFRNQLDKNGIDSYLHYPIKGYPTDMDHIISPEGMGKNDYIKTSRNLIVVTAPGPGSGKLATCMSNMYHDQLNGIKSGYAKFETFPVWNLPLHHPVNLAYEAATADLDDVNMIDPFHLQTYGETTVNYNRDIEIFPVLKRMLERILGESPYASPTDMGVNMVGFAITDDEAAIEASKQEIIRRYYQTVLDFKAEKVGETAVKKIELLMNDLGITPADRKVAVAARQKAEETGGPALALELPNGEIVTGKNSELFGPTAAALINAIKKSADIAKEVKLIEPEVVKPIQGLKIDHLGSRNPRLHSNEILIALAITAMENPDAARAMEELGNLKGSEAHSTIILTDEDKNVLRKLGINVTFDPFYQYDRLYRK